The Streptomyces avermitilis MA-4680 = NBRC 14893 genome contains a region encoding:
- a CDS encoding glycoside hydrolase domain-containing protein, whose amino-acid sequence MSSHRQSKKRRYITWAVAGTAVVAGAGIAAQTSMAATTWPAQRTFTGRAFDTCAAPSLSAMKAWHTGFYGAAAVYVGGKNRGCGQPNLTASWVKSVSTLGWKLIPLYVGAQPPCQTGSSPEKITASTAASLGATDAADAVAKASALGMKAGSPIYLDMESYDVTDKACNDAVLTYVRAFDKALHAKTYRTGYYGFRSSSAKAVADATDRTDLPGNLWYALWDKQNTTTADWPFGAGQWTNHSRAHQYMVNSKESRGGYTITVDRDAWDAPVAITG is encoded by the coding sequence ATGTCCAGCCATCGGCAGTCGAAGAAGCGCAGATACATCACGTGGGCGGTCGCCGGTACCGCCGTCGTCGCCGGAGCCGGTATCGCCGCGCAGACCTCGATGGCGGCCACGACCTGGCCCGCGCAGCGGACGTTCACCGGCCGCGCCTTCGACACCTGCGCCGCGCCCTCCCTGTCCGCGATGAAGGCCTGGCACACCGGCTTCTACGGCGCCGCCGCCGTCTACGTGGGCGGCAAGAACCGTGGATGCGGCCAGCCCAACCTCACCGCCTCGTGGGTCAAGTCGGTCAGCACGCTCGGCTGGAAGCTCATCCCGCTGTACGTCGGCGCCCAGCCGCCCTGCCAGACCGGCTCCAGCCCGGAGAAGATCACCGCCTCCACTGCCGCCTCGCTCGGCGCCACCGACGCCGCGGACGCGGTCGCCAAGGCGTCGGCCCTGGGGATGAAGGCGGGCAGCCCGATCTACCTCGACATGGAGTCGTACGACGTCACCGACAAGGCCTGCAACGACGCCGTACTGACCTATGTACGCGCCTTCGACAAGGCCCTGCACGCCAAGACCTACCGCACCGGCTACTACGGCTTCCGCAGCTCCAGCGCGAAGGCCGTCGCCGACGCCACCGACCGCACGGACCTGCCGGGCAACCTCTGGTACGCGCTGTGGGACAAGCAGAACACCACGACGGCGGACTGGCCGTTCGGCGCCGGTCAGTGGACGAACCACAGCCGAGCCCACCAGTACATGGTCAACAGCAAGGAGTCGCGCGGCGGGTACACGATCACCGTGGACCGCGACGCGTGGGACGCGCCGGTGGCCATCACAGGTTGA